A stretch of the Bubalus kerabau isolate K-KA32 ecotype Philippines breed swamp buffalo chromosome 11, PCC_UOA_SB_1v2, whole genome shotgun sequence genome encodes the following:
- the ENTR1 gene encoding endosome-associated-trafficking regulator 1 isoform X3, protein MAGYARRQGVTPLSRARSLVIPDAPAFYERRSCLPQLDCERPPARDLESHFFGIRPTFMCYVPSPVLASVGDTDDKLGDLEAANPFSFKEFLKTKNLSLSKEDTDSRVYSQEATRHSLGLDHTSPASQTVGYGLEYQQPFFEDPTGAGDLLDEDEDEEDGWNGAYLPSAVEQTHSSRVAASTSPCSTYVSFFSNPSELVGPASLPPWTLSDSDSRISPTGSPSTDFTAHGESLGDRHLRTLQISYEALKDENSKLRRKLTEIQSFSETQTEMVRTLERKLEAKMIKEERDYHDLESVVQQVEQNLELMTKRAVKAENHVLKLRQEVSLLQAQVSDFKRENEALRSGQGASLTVVKQNTDVALQNLRVVMNNAHASIKQLVSGAETLNLVAEILKSIDRISEIKDQGEES, encoded by the exons ATGGCGGGCTACGCGCGCCGCCAGGGCGTCACCCCGCTGTCCCGGGCCCGGAGCCTCGTCATTCCGGACG CTCCCGCGTTCTATGAGCGCCGGTCTTGTCTCCCCCAGCTAGACTGTGAGCGCCCCCCAGCCAGGGACCTGGAGTCCCACTTCTTCGGCATTCGGCCGACGTTTATGTGCTATGTACCCAGTCCGGTGCTAGCTTCCGTGGGAGACACAG ATGATAAACTCGGAGATCTGGAAGCGGCAAACCCGTTCTCCTTTAAAGAGTTTTTGAAGACCAAGAACCTGAGCCTGTCAAAAGAGGACACCGACAGCAGGGTTTACTCACAG GAAGCCACGAGGCACTCGCTGGGACTTGACCACACCTCCCCAGCTTCCCAGACTGTGGGCTATGGCCTGGAGTATCAGCAGCCATTTTTTGAAGACCCGACGGGGGCTGGCGACCTCCTGGACGAGGACGAGGACGAGGAGGACGGGTGGAACGGGGCCTACCTGCCGTCTGCCGTGGAGCAGACGCACTCCTCCAGGGTGGCCGCCAGCACGTCGCCCTGCAGCACGTACGTCTCCTTTTTCTCCAACCCGTCGGAGCTGGTGGGGCCCGCGTCTCTGCCCCCATGGACGCTGAGCGACTCCGACTCTCGCATCTCCCCGACGGGGAGCCCCAGCACTGACTTCACAGCCCACGGAGAGAGTCTGGGGGACAGGCACCTTCGGACGCTGCAGATAAGTTACGAAGCA cTGAAAGATGAGAATTCTAAGCTAAGAAGAAAGCTGACTGAGATTCAGAGCTTCTCTGAAACTCAAACAGAAAT GGTGAGGACGCTTGAGCGGAAGTTAGAAGCGAAAATGATCAAGGAGGAGCGTGACTATCACGACCTGGAGTCGGTGGTGCAGCAGGTGGAGCAGAATCTGGAGCTCATGACC AAACGTGCAGTGAAGGCAGAAAATCACGTCCTGAAACTGAGACAAGAGGTCAGCTTGCTCCAG GCCCAGGTCTCTGATTTCAAGCGTGAGAACGAAGCCCTGCGGTCAGGCCAGGGCGCCAGCCTCACGGTGGTGAAGCAGAACACGGATGTGGCCCTGCAGAACCTCCGTGTGGTCATGAACAATGCGCATGCCTCCATCAA GCAGCTGGTTTCTGGAGCTGAAACGTTGAATCTCGTTGCTGAAATCCTTAAATCTATAGACAGAATTTCTGAGATTAAAGACCAAGGGGAGGAGTCGTGA
- the ENTR1 gene encoding endosome-associated-trafficking regulator 1 isoform X2, giving the protein MAGYARRQGVTPLSRARSLVIPDAPAFYERRSCLPQLDCERPPARDLESHFFGIRPTFMCYVPSPVLASVGDTDFGYGKGKCAKQGPPGAQNTHFGDDKLGDLEAANPFSFKEFLKTKNLSLSKEDTDSRVYSQEATRHSLGLDHTSPASQTVGYGLEYQQPFFEDPTGAGDLLDEDEDEEDGWNGAYLPSAVEQTHSSRVAASTSPCSTYVSFFSNPSELVGPASLPPWTLSDSDSRISPTGSPSTDFTAHGESLGDRHLRTLQISYEALKDENSKLRRKLTEIQSFSETQTEMVRTLERKLEAKMIKEERDYHDLESVVQQKRAVKAENHVLKLRQEVSLLQAQVSDFKRENEALRSGQGASLTVVKQNTDVALQNLRVVMNNAHASIKQLVSGAETLNLVAEILKSIDRISEIKDQGEES; this is encoded by the exons ATGGCGGGCTACGCGCGCCGCCAGGGCGTCACCCCGCTGTCCCGGGCCCGGAGCCTCGTCATTCCGGACG CTCCCGCGTTCTATGAGCGCCGGTCTTGTCTCCCCCAGCTAGACTGTGAGCGCCCCCCAGCCAGGGACCTGGAGTCCCACTTCTTCGGCATTCGGCCGACGTTTATGTGCTATGTACCCAGTCCGGTGCTAGCTTCCGTGGGAGACACAG ATTTTGGCTATGGAAAGGGGAAGTGTGCCAAGCAAGGTCCACCAGGAGCTCAGAACACACACTTTGGAG ATGATAAACTCGGAGATCTGGAAGCGGCAAACCCGTTCTCCTTTAAAGAGTTTTTGAAGACCAAGAACCTGAGCCTGTCAAAAGAGGACACCGACAGCAGGGTTTACTCACAG GAAGCCACGAGGCACTCGCTGGGACTTGACCACACCTCCCCAGCTTCCCAGACTGTGGGCTATGGCCTGGAGTATCAGCAGCCATTTTTTGAAGACCCGACGGGGGCTGGCGACCTCCTGGACGAGGACGAGGACGAGGAGGACGGGTGGAACGGGGCCTACCTGCCGTCTGCCGTGGAGCAGACGCACTCCTCCAGGGTGGCCGCCAGCACGTCGCCCTGCAGCACGTACGTCTCCTTTTTCTCCAACCCGTCGGAGCTGGTGGGGCCCGCGTCTCTGCCCCCATGGACGCTGAGCGACTCCGACTCTCGCATCTCCCCGACGGGGAGCCCCAGCACTGACTTCACAGCCCACGGAGAGAGTCTGGGGGACAGGCACCTTCGGACGCTGCAGATAAGTTACGAAGCA cTGAAAGATGAGAATTCTAAGCTAAGAAGAAAGCTGACTGAGATTCAGAGCTTCTCTGAAACTCAAACAGAAAT GGTGAGGACGCTTGAGCGGAAGTTAGAAGCGAAAATGATCAAGGAGGAGCGTGACTATCACGACCTGGAGTCGGTGGTGCAGCAG AAACGTGCAGTGAAGGCAGAAAATCACGTCCTGAAACTGAGACAAGAGGTCAGCTTGCTCCAG GCCCAGGTCTCTGATTTCAAGCGTGAGAACGAAGCCCTGCGGTCAGGCCAGGGCGCCAGCCTCACGGTGGTGAAGCAGAACACGGATGTGGCCCTGCAGAACCTCCGTGTGGTCATGAACAATGCGCATGCCTCCATCAA GCAGCTGGTTTCTGGAGCTGAAACGTTGAATCTCGTTGCTGAAATCCTTAAATCTATAGACAGAATTTCTGAGATTAAAGACCAAGGGGAGGAGTCGTGA
- the ENTR1 gene encoding endosome-associated-trafficking regulator 1 isoform X5: MAGYARRQGVTPLSRARSLVIPDDDKLGDLEAANPFSFKEFLKTKNLSLSKEDTDSRVYSQEATRHSLGLDHTSPASQTVGYGLEYQQPFFEDPTGAGDLLDEDEDEEDGWNGAYLPSAVEQTHSSRVAASTSPCSTYVSFFSNPSELVGPASLPPWTLSDSDSRISPTGSPSTDFTAHGESLGDRHLRTLQISYEALKDENSKLRRKLTEIQSFSETQTEMVRTLERKLEAKMIKEERDYHDLESVVQQVEQNLELMTKRAVKAENHVLKLRQEVSLLQAQVSDFKRENEALRSGQGASLTVVKQNTDVALQNLRVVMNNAHASIKQLVSGAETLNLVAEILKSIDRISEIKDQGEES, from the exons ATGGCGGGCTACGCGCGCCGCCAGGGCGTCACCCCGCTGTCCCGGGCCCGGAGCCTCGTCATTCCGGACG ATGATAAACTCGGAGATCTGGAAGCGGCAAACCCGTTCTCCTTTAAAGAGTTTTTGAAGACCAAGAACCTGAGCCTGTCAAAAGAGGACACCGACAGCAGGGTTTACTCACAG GAAGCCACGAGGCACTCGCTGGGACTTGACCACACCTCCCCAGCTTCCCAGACTGTGGGCTATGGCCTGGAGTATCAGCAGCCATTTTTTGAAGACCCGACGGGGGCTGGCGACCTCCTGGACGAGGACGAGGACGAGGAGGACGGGTGGAACGGGGCCTACCTGCCGTCTGCCGTGGAGCAGACGCACTCCTCCAGGGTGGCCGCCAGCACGTCGCCCTGCAGCACGTACGTCTCCTTTTTCTCCAACCCGTCGGAGCTGGTGGGGCCCGCGTCTCTGCCCCCATGGACGCTGAGCGACTCCGACTCTCGCATCTCCCCGACGGGGAGCCCCAGCACTGACTTCACAGCCCACGGAGAGAGTCTGGGGGACAGGCACCTTCGGACGCTGCAGATAAGTTACGAAGCA cTGAAAGATGAGAATTCTAAGCTAAGAAGAAAGCTGACTGAGATTCAGAGCTTCTCTGAAACTCAAACAGAAAT GGTGAGGACGCTTGAGCGGAAGTTAGAAGCGAAAATGATCAAGGAGGAGCGTGACTATCACGACCTGGAGTCGGTGGTGCAGCAGGTGGAGCAGAATCTGGAGCTCATGACC AAACGTGCAGTGAAGGCAGAAAATCACGTCCTGAAACTGAGACAAGAGGTCAGCTTGCTCCAG GCCCAGGTCTCTGATTTCAAGCGTGAGAACGAAGCCCTGCGGTCAGGCCAGGGCGCCAGCCTCACGGTGGTGAAGCAGAACACGGATGTGGCCCTGCAGAACCTCCGTGTGGTCATGAACAATGCGCATGCCTCCATCAA GCAGCTGGTTTCTGGAGCTGAAACGTTGAATCTCGTTGCTGAAATCCTTAAATCTATAGACAGAATTTCTGAGATTAAAGACCAAGGGGAGGAGTCGTGA
- the ENTR1 gene encoding endosome-associated-trafficking regulator 1 isoform X1, whose product MAGYARRQGVTPLSRARSLVIPDAPAFYERRSCLPQLDCERPPARDLESHFFGIRPTFMCYVPSPVLASVGDTDFGYGKGKCAKQGPPGAQNTHFGDDKLGDLEAANPFSFKEFLKTKNLSLSKEDTDSRVYSQEATRHSLGLDHTSPASQTVGYGLEYQQPFFEDPTGAGDLLDEDEDEEDGWNGAYLPSAVEQTHSSRVAASTSPCSTYVSFFSNPSELVGPASLPPWTLSDSDSRISPTGSPSTDFTAHGESLGDRHLRTLQISYEALKDENSKLRRKLTEIQSFSETQTEMVRTLERKLEAKMIKEERDYHDLESVVQQVEQNLELMTKRAVKAENHVLKLRQEVSLLQAQVSDFKRENEALRSGQGASLTVVKQNTDVALQNLRVVMNNAHASIKQLVSGAETLNLVAEILKSIDRISEIKDQGEES is encoded by the exons ATGGCGGGCTACGCGCGCCGCCAGGGCGTCACCCCGCTGTCCCGGGCCCGGAGCCTCGTCATTCCGGACG CTCCCGCGTTCTATGAGCGCCGGTCTTGTCTCCCCCAGCTAGACTGTGAGCGCCCCCCAGCCAGGGACCTGGAGTCCCACTTCTTCGGCATTCGGCCGACGTTTATGTGCTATGTACCCAGTCCGGTGCTAGCTTCCGTGGGAGACACAG ATTTTGGCTATGGAAAGGGGAAGTGTGCCAAGCAAGGTCCACCAGGAGCTCAGAACACACACTTTGGAG ATGATAAACTCGGAGATCTGGAAGCGGCAAACCCGTTCTCCTTTAAAGAGTTTTTGAAGACCAAGAACCTGAGCCTGTCAAAAGAGGACACCGACAGCAGGGTTTACTCACAG GAAGCCACGAGGCACTCGCTGGGACTTGACCACACCTCCCCAGCTTCCCAGACTGTGGGCTATGGCCTGGAGTATCAGCAGCCATTTTTTGAAGACCCGACGGGGGCTGGCGACCTCCTGGACGAGGACGAGGACGAGGAGGACGGGTGGAACGGGGCCTACCTGCCGTCTGCCGTGGAGCAGACGCACTCCTCCAGGGTGGCCGCCAGCACGTCGCCCTGCAGCACGTACGTCTCCTTTTTCTCCAACCCGTCGGAGCTGGTGGGGCCCGCGTCTCTGCCCCCATGGACGCTGAGCGACTCCGACTCTCGCATCTCCCCGACGGGGAGCCCCAGCACTGACTTCACAGCCCACGGAGAGAGTCTGGGGGACAGGCACCTTCGGACGCTGCAGATAAGTTACGAAGCA cTGAAAGATGAGAATTCTAAGCTAAGAAGAAAGCTGACTGAGATTCAGAGCTTCTCTGAAACTCAAACAGAAAT GGTGAGGACGCTTGAGCGGAAGTTAGAAGCGAAAATGATCAAGGAGGAGCGTGACTATCACGACCTGGAGTCGGTGGTGCAGCAGGTGGAGCAGAATCTGGAGCTCATGACC AAACGTGCAGTGAAGGCAGAAAATCACGTCCTGAAACTGAGACAAGAGGTCAGCTTGCTCCAG GCCCAGGTCTCTGATTTCAAGCGTGAGAACGAAGCCCTGCGGTCAGGCCAGGGCGCCAGCCTCACGGTGGTGAAGCAGAACACGGATGTGGCCCTGCAGAACCTCCGTGTGGTCATGAACAATGCGCATGCCTCCATCAA GCAGCTGGTTTCTGGAGCTGAAACGTTGAATCTCGTTGCTGAAATCCTTAAATCTATAGACAGAATTTCTGAGATTAAAGACCAAGGGGAGGAGTCGTGA
- the ENTR1 gene encoding endosome-associated-trafficking regulator 1 isoform X4 encodes MAGYARRQGVTPLSRARSLVIPDDFGYGKGKCAKQGPPGAQNTHFGDDKLGDLEAANPFSFKEFLKTKNLSLSKEDTDSRVYSQEATRHSLGLDHTSPASQTVGYGLEYQQPFFEDPTGAGDLLDEDEDEEDGWNGAYLPSAVEQTHSSRVAASTSPCSTYVSFFSNPSELVGPASLPPWTLSDSDSRISPTGSPSTDFTAHGESLGDRHLRTLQISYEALKDENSKLRRKLTEIQSFSETQTEMVRTLERKLEAKMIKEERDYHDLESVVQQVEQNLELMTKRAVKAENHVLKLRQEVSLLQAQVSDFKRENEALRSGQGASLTVVKQNTDVALQNLRVVMNNAHASIKQLVSGAETLNLVAEILKSIDRISEIKDQGEES; translated from the exons ATGGCGGGCTACGCGCGCCGCCAGGGCGTCACCCCGCTGTCCCGGGCCCGGAGCCTCGTCATTCCGGACG ATTTTGGCTATGGAAAGGGGAAGTGTGCCAAGCAAGGTCCACCAGGAGCTCAGAACACACACTTTGGAG ATGATAAACTCGGAGATCTGGAAGCGGCAAACCCGTTCTCCTTTAAAGAGTTTTTGAAGACCAAGAACCTGAGCCTGTCAAAAGAGGACACCGACAGCAGGGTTTACTCACAG GAAGCCACGAGGCACTCGCTGGGACTTGACCACACCTCCCCAGCTTCCCAGACTGTGGGCTATGGCCTGGAGTATCAGCAGCCATTTTTTGAAGACCCGACGGGGGCTGGCGACCTCCTGGACGAGGACGAGGACGAGGAGGACGGGTGGAACGGGGCCTACCTGCCGTCTGCCGTGGAGCAGACGCACTCCTCCAGGGTGGCCGCCAGCACGTCGCCCTGCAGCACGTACGTCTCCTTTTTCTCCAACCCGTCGGAGCTGGTGGGGCCCGCGTCTCTGCCCCCATGGACGCTGAGCGACTCCGACTCTCGCATCTCCCCGACGGGGAGCCCCAGCACTGACTTCACAGCCCACGGAGAGAGTCTGGGGGACAGGCACCTTCGGACGCTGCAGATAAGTTACGAAGCA cTGAAAGATGAGAATTCTAAGCTAAGAAGAAAGCTGACTGAGATTCAGAGCTTCTCTGAAACTCAAACAGAAAT GGTGAGGACGCTTGAGCGGAAGTTAGAAGCGAAAATGATCAAGGAGGAGCGTGACTATCACGACCTGGAGTCGGTGGTGCAGCAGGTGGAGCAGAATCTGGAGCTCATGACC AAACGTGCAGTGAAGGCAGAAAATCACGTCCTGAAACTGAGACAAGAGGTCAGCTTGCTCCAG GCCCAGGTCTCTGATTTCAAGCGTGAGAACGAAGCCCTGCGGTCAGGCCAGGGCGCCAGCCTCACGGTGGTGAAGCAGAACACGGATGTGGCCCTGCAGAACCTCCGTGTGGTCATGAACAATGCGCATGCCTCCATCAA GCAGCTGGTTTCTGGAGCTGAAACGTTGAATCTCGTTGCTGAAATCCTTAAATCTATAGACAGAATTTCTGAGATTAAAGACCAAGGGGAGGAGTCGTGA